The window GGTGGGTGTGCCCGTGAAAGGTGAGGCGGTGCTCTGTACAGGCAAAGGCCTGGCGGGCCAGCTCCAGCCCGTCCAAGTACTCCAGGGGGTCACAGGGGCTGCCGTGCACCAACAGCGCCCCATCCACCTCCTTCTGCCAGGGCCAGGAGGCGAGGAAATCCAGGTGCCTTTGGGAAAGTCTCCTCCGCTGCCAGGCTAAGATCTCCAGGACCACCCCCTCCTGGGGCAGGCGGTCCAGGGCCAAAAGCCAGGCGTCGTGGTTGCCCAAAACGCACTGGGCCTCCACCTCCATGAGCCAGTCCAACACCCGGTCCCCATCCGGATAGTAGCCCACGGCATCCCCCAGGAAAAGCACCCGGTCAAAAGGGGGTGCGGCCTTTAGCACCGCCTCCAGGGCAGGCCAGTTGCCGTGGATGTCGGAGAGGACCAGGTAACGCACGGCCTTTAGAATACCATGAGGGCTATGGCTACCTTACGGCGTTCCCTAGGGGAACCGACCCTGCTGGAACAGCTTTGGGCGGACCTCGAGGTCCTCTCGGAGCACCTTCGGGCAGGACTGGACGAGTTCGGCACCCTGTACAGCTACCTGGAGGGAGGACGGGGAGGAAGGACCTACCTCCTCCACGCCCCCTATGGGGAGGCCCTGGCCGTGCTCCAGGCCCTAAACGGCCTCTCTTTTCGGGGGCGCATACTCCTGGCCCTGGATCCTTCCCCCCTTTCCTCCACCCTGGAAGGCCTTCCCCTTACCGGCCCCACCCGGGCCCCCCTGGCCCACCTTCTGGAAAGAACCCGCCCCGACCGCCTCCTCTTGGCCTTTCCCGGAGAGGGTCTGGGCCAGAGCTTCCCGGGAGCCAAGGAAACCGCCGAGGGCTGGCTACCCCTGGACGCCGAAGGGGAACCCCTGGCCCTCCACGTGGAAGCCCCCACCGGCCTCCTCTACCGGGAGGTACGGGCCTACGGCCCCTGGGAAAGCCCTCCCCTCAGCCTGGACCTACCCATAAGCCCAGGGCCCTACTGGGGAAGCGTGGGTTTAGCCTTGGGGATTCCCACCTACGGGGTGGGTCTGGTAAACTTACGGGCAAACCTGGAGGCGGTTCTTAGCCTCTGGTGAAGGGAGGAAGGTATGGTGTACGTTGCTTTGTTCGCCATCGGAGCGGCCGTGGTTACCTTGCTCTTCTACCTGATCCTTAACCCTAGGGTCCTCACCACCGAGGGGGAGACCTTTGACCTGCGCTTTATCCTCTTCATGCTGATGCTCATCATCCTGGCCGCCAGCACCGTGGCGGTGATGCTGGTTCTGGGCAAGATGCACCACCTACTTTAAGCCCCCACCTGGGCCCAGGCCGCCTCGCTGAGGCGGTAGGGGGTTTTGAAAAACCCCTGGCCCCAAGCCCCTGAACCTCCCTCCTCCGGAGGCCTCGGCTTAAGGGGTGTTTTGCGCCCTTTCCTGTAAAGCCTTCTCCAGGTAGGCGAGGTCCTTTTCCAGCACCTTGCGGGTGGCCTCGAGGACCGGGGCAAACTCGGGAGGGAACTCCTGGGCCAGGTGGTTCATGCACACCAGAAGCCCTTCCACCATGGTCTTCTCCTGCTCCCGCCGGCGCTTACCCCCCCTTAGGGCGCTATAGGCCAGGTGCTCCAGCCGCCGCACCACGCACACCCTGGGCTCTCCCCCTACCCCGGCGCAGGGAAGGCCCTCCGCACCCCCACAGGCCGTATAGGCCTTGGCGTAGAGGGGTGCTAGCTCCGGATGCCCTAAAAGCGCGGGCCCCAAGGGCCCCGCATGGGCCGCAGCTAGGCGGAGGTAGGCGGCGTGGCGGGTGCGGCGAATCTCCACCTCCATAGTTCCATCTTAGTTAAGGGGCCCCGGGACAAATGCCCCAAAGGGCTAGGGAAGCCGGAATGGACTCCTCAACCCAGCCAAGGCGATGGCTCTAGCTTCCTCCGGGGCCCAGGAAAGGGCCAGAACCCCCCGGTAGGCCCTCAGGGCCCTCTCCCGCTCCCCCGCCAGGTCAAGAAGCTGACCGAAGCGGGCCAGGACGTAGCCCGGAAGATACCCGGGGTGCTGGAAGTCCATGCGGAAGACCTCCTCCATGAGGCTTAAGGCCTCCTGCCACTCCCCGGCCGCCAGGTAGATCTGAGCCGCCAGGTACAGGGCCTCGGGATCCCCTATCTGGAAAAGCCCCTCCAAGAGCCCCGCCCAGTTGTCCTCCTCCTTAAGCTGCCAGGCCCGGTCCAAAAGGGCCCTCTGGCGTTCCCTCTCCGTGGGCTCATGGGCCTTGGGCAAGGCCTCAGGGAAATACTCGGCCAGAAGGGAATAGTCCAGAAGCTCCGCCACCACCGCCCCTTCCCGGCCCTTAAGGACCTTTGCCACCCTCGCCATGCGCCGGGCCCTAAAGCCCGTGGCTGGCCCTTCCCCAAAAGCCTGGACGAAACCCCCATACACCTGGCGTAAGCGGGAGAGGAAGCCCTCTGAGCCCAGGTCCTCTGGGGTAAGGGGGGTCTTGAGAAGCTGCAAAAGCTCCTGGTCAAAGCCCTGCATCCTCTCCAGATGGGGTTTGCCCAAGGGATGCTGGGCCAAGGCCTGGCGGAAAGCCTCGGCCTCCCCTTTGAGGTGCGCCTCCTCGTCCAGGGCCACCACCGGGATTCCCCCTTCCTCCGCCCAAGGGAGGAGATGGAAAAGAAGCGGGTCTTCCTCCCGCCAAAGGCCCCCTTCCAGTTCCGCCTCCGAGTGGGAGGCCAGGTACATAACCTTGGGGTGGGCCTCCTGCAAAAGGGCCAAAACGGTGGCGGCGTTGTAGCGTGGATGCAGGATGTGGAAGGGCCCAAGGGAAGGAAGCAGCAACATCCTCACCATCTTAGACCTTCGGGAGCGCAACTACCGCCTGGCGGTGCTCAACGGCTGGCTGGTGTGGCTGGGGGATACCTTTTTGAACCCCAACATCGTTCTCACCAGCTTCGCCGCCAAGCTGGGGGCCCCGGGGGCCTTGATCGGCCTCCTGCCCGCCTTGCTCCAGGCGGGGGGCATGATCCCCCAGGCCTTCCTGGCCTCCTATGTGGCCCGGTTCCCGAAGAAGATCGTCCTTTACCGTCGGGTGGCCACCTTAAGGCTTTCTGGGGTCCTCCTCATGGCCCTTTCTGCCCTTTTCCTGGGGAGTTGGCCGGAGCTCCTCCTGGTGGGCTTCCTAGCTGGCCTTCTCCTCAACGCCCTTTTCACCGGCGTAAGCAGCCTCCCCTTCTGGGAGGTGGTGGCCAAGACCACGCCCTGGGAGCGCCGGACCCACCTCTTTTCCGCTCGGAACCTGGTGGGAGGGCTTCTGGCCTTCCTGGCAGGCTTCTTGGTGCGGGAGGTTTTGGCCCTTCCCCTTACCTTTCCCCTGCCCTATGCCCTCCTCTTTGCCCTGGGAGCCCTGGCCTTTGGTCTGGGTTGGTACCTCTTCGGCCTCACGGAGGAGCCGGAGGAGCCCCCCAGGTTTCACCGCCTGGACCTCCGCCTCCCCCTTAGGCGGGTAGACTTCCGCCGCTACCTGAGGGTGCGGGTCCTATTGGGCCTGGCGGCCATGGCCGAGCCCTTCTATGCCGTCTATGCGGTGCGGGTTTTGGGCCAAGGGAAGGAGCTTGGGCTTTACCTCTCCCTTTACGCCCTCTCCTTCACCCTTTCCAACCTGCTTTGGGCCAAGTTGGGAGAGCGCAGCTCCAAGGGGGTGCTTCAGGCTGGGTCCTTCCTAGCCCTTTTCCCTCCCCTTCTGGCCCTTCTCCTGCCTCCCCCCTTTTTTGGCCTGGTCTTTCTGCTGCAAGGAGCCTACTTGGCCGCCTTGGGGCTTGCCACCACCACCTACCTTCTCAACCTGGCCCCACCGGAGGAACGCAGCGCCCACATCGGCCTCGCCAACACCGTGGCCGGGCTCTTCGCCTTTTCTACCGTGCTGGGAGGATGGCTAGCGGACCGGTTGGGCTTTCCCACCCTCTTCCTCCTGGCGGCCTTCTTCTACGCCTGGGCCCTTTATGCCGGCAGGAAGTTGCCGCAAGAGGGATGAGGCCTCACCCCGATGACCACCCCCCAGGGGCTTCCCCTAGCGCAAGGGAAAGGTTTTCGCCTGCCTACCCCATGGCCTCAAAGGAGGTCCGGGCCCAAGCTGGGCCGGTCCCAACCGGCCACCGGGCTGTGTATAGTAGGGTCCATGGTGGTCTACCTACCGGATGGAAAGGCCCTCGAGGTGGAGGAGGGCGCCACCGCCTGGGACGTGGCCCGGGCCATAGGCCCGGGGCTAGCCAAGGCCGCCGTGGGCGCCTTGGTGAACGGGGAGCTTTACGACCTCCTCAAGCCCCTTCCCCCGGGGGCCCAGGTCAAGATCCTCACCGAGAAGGACCCCGAGTACCAGCTCCTCTTCCGCCACACCCTGGCCCACGTGCTGGCCCAGGCGGTGAAGGAGTTCTTTGCCGAAAAGGGCTACGATCCGGAAAGCGTGAAGCTTGGGGTGGGGCCGGTGATTGAAAAGGGCTTCTACTACGACATAGACGCCCCCGAGCCCATCTCCGACGAAGACCTCCCCGCCATAGAGGAAAGGATGCGGGCCATCCTCGCCAAAGACCTCCCCTTACGCCGCTACGTGTTGCCCCGGGAGGTGGCCCTTTCCCGCTACCAGGGCAAGGACCCCTACAAGACCGAGCTCATCCAGGACCTGCCCGAGGAGGAGGAGATCAGCTTCTACCAGCAGGGGGACGAAACCTACGGCTTCACCGACCTCTGCCGCGGGCCCCATGTGCCCTCCACAGGCCGCATCCCTCCCCATTTCAAGCTCACCCACGTGGCCGGGGCCTACTGGCGGGGGGACGAAACCAGGCCCATGCTGCAACGGGTCTACGGGGTGGCCTTCCGCACTGCGGAGGAGCTCAAGGAATACCTCTGGCAACTGGAGGAGGCCAAGAAGCGGGACCACCGCCGTTTGGGACGGGAGCTGGAGCTATTCCTGATCGATCCCATGGTGGGCAAGGGCCTGGTGCTTTGGCTTCCCAAGGGCAACGTGATCCGCGAGGAACTGGTGGCCTTCATGCGGGAGGAGCAGATAAGGCGGGGCTACCAGCTGGTCACCACCCCCCATATCGGGAGCCTCGAGCTCTACCGGACCAGCGGCCACTACCCCTACTATGCGGAAAGCCAGTTCCCCCCCATCAGCTTCCAGGAGCGGGGTGAGGAGGAGGAGTACCTCCTAAAGCCCATGAACTGCCCCCACCATATCCGCATCTATGCCTTTAAGAAGCGCTCCTACCGGGAGCTTCCCCTAAGGCTTGCCGAGTTCGGCACCGTCTACCGCTACGAAAAGGCGGGGGAGCTTTTGGGCCTCACGCGGGTACGGGGTTTCACCCAGGACGACGCCCATCTCTTCTGCACCCCCGAGCAGGTGAAGGAGGAGTTCTTAGGGGTCTTGGATCTGGTGCTGAAGGTGCTTTCCACCCTGGGCCTAAAGGACTACAGAGCCCGTATCGGCACCCGGGACCCCAAAAGCGAAAAGTACGTGGGCGACGAGGCCAAATGGTCCTTGGCGGAAAGGCAGATTGAGGAAGCCGCCCTGGAAGCCGGCCTCCACTACACGGTGGAGGAAGGGGATGCCGCCTTCTATGGCCCCAAGCTGGACTTCGTGGTCAAAGACGCCTTGGGCAGGGAGTGGCAACTGGGTACCATCCAGGTGGACTACAACCTGCCCGAGCGCTTCGGCCTCACGTATGTGGGGCCGGATGGGGCCGAGCACCGCCCCGTCATGATCCACCGCGCCCCCTTCGGCTCCTTGGAGCGCTTCATCGGCATCCTGATAGAGCACTTTGCCGGGAACTTTCCCCTGTGGCTTTCCCCGGTGCAAATGGTGGTGGTCCCGGTTTCGGAAAAGCAGGAGGACTACGCCAAGGAAGTGGTCTCTAAGCTCAAAGAGGCGGGCCTCAGGGCCGAGGCCGACCTGCGCCCTGAGCGCATGCAGGCCCGCATCCGCGACGCCGAGGTGGGGAAGGTGCCCTACATCCTGGTGGTGGGGGACAAGGAAAGGGCCGAGGGCACGGTGAGCGTCCGCAGGCGGCTTCGGGGGAACCTGGGAACCATGCCCTTGGCGGCTTTCCTGGAGGGCGCCCTCAAGGAGTACAGGGAACGCCTTTTGGAGCCAGCCTTCTGATGCGGGCGAGATCCACCCTTTTCACCATATTTTTGGAATATGTCTACCCGGAAAGGCGTGCCCCGGTGCGGGACCTTATTGCCATGATGGAGGTCCTGGGCTTCTCCGAGGCGGCGGTGCGGGCGGCCCTTTCCCGGAGCGCCAAAAGGGGCTGGGT is drawn from Thermus caldifontis and contains these coding sequences:
- the thrS gene encoding threonine--tRNA ligase; protein product: MVVYLPDGKALEVEEGATAWDVARAIGPGLAKAAVGALVNGELYDLLKPLPPGAQVKILTEKDPEYQLLFRHTLAHVLAQAVKEFFAEKGYDPESVKLGVGPVIEKGFYYDIDAPEPISDEDLPAIEERMRAILAKDLPLRRYVLPREVALSRYQGKDPYKTELIQDLPEEEEISFYQQGDETYGFTDLCRGPHVPSTGRIPPHFKLTHVAGAYWRGDETRPMLQRVYGVAFRTAEELKEYLWQLEEAKKRDHRRLGRELELFLIDPMVGKGLVLWLPKGNVIREELVAFMREEQIRRGYQLVTTPHIGSLELYRTSGHYPYYAESQFPPISFQERGEEEEYLLKPMNCPHHIRIYAFKKRSYRELPLRLAEFGTVYRYEKAGELLGLTRVRGFTQDDAHLFCTPEQVKEEFLGVLDLVLKVLSTLGLKDYRARIGTRDPKSEKYVGDEAKWSLAERQIEEAALEAGLHYTVEEGDAAFYGPKLDFVVKDALGREWQLGTIQVDYNLPERFGLTYVGPDGAEHRPVMIHRAPFGSLERFIGILIEHFAGNFPLWLSPVQMVVVPVSEKQEDYAKEVVSKLKEAGLRAEADLRPERMQARIRDAEVGKVPYILVVGDKERAEGTVSVRRRLRGNLGTMPLAAFLEGALKEYRERLLEPAF
- a CDS encoding MFS transporter, with the protein product MWKGPREGSSNILTILDLRERNYRLAVLNGWLVWLGDTFLNPNIVLTSFAAKLGAPGALIGLLPALLQAGGMIPQAFLASYVARFPKKIVLYRRVATLRLSGVLLMALSALFLGSWPELLLVGFLAGLLLNALFTGVSSLPFWEVVAKTTPWERRTHLFSARNLVGGLLAFLAGFLVREVLALPLTFPLPYALLFALGALAFGLGWYLFGLTEEPEEPPRFHRLDLRLPLRRVDFRRYLRVRVLLGLAAMAEPFYAVYAVRVLGQGKELGLYLSLYALSFTLSNLLWAKLGERSSKGVLQAGSFLALFPPLLALLLPPPFFGLVFLLQGAYLAALGLATTTYLLNLAPPEERSAHIGLANTVAGLFAFSTVLGGWLADRLGFPTLFLLAAFFYAWALYAGRKLPQEG
- a CDS encoding metallophosphoesterase family protein, which codes for MRYLVLSDIHGNWPALEAVLKAAPPFDRVLFLGDAVGYYPDGDRVLDWLMEVEAQCVLGNHDAWLLALDRLPQEGVVLEILAWQRRRLSQRHLDFLASWPWQKEVDGALLVHGSPCDPLEYLDGLELARQAFACTEHRLTFHGHTHLAGAFLELSGPRPWVRYQRFAEGGELLLPPTVRALANPGSVGQPRDHVPGAAFALWEGDGITFFRVDYDLERVAHRLAEEGFPIWLYQRLTLGE
- a CDS encoding helix-turn-helix transcriptional regulator, whose product is MVRMLLLPSLGPFHILHPRYNAATVLALLQEAHPKVMYLASHSEAELEGGLWREEDPLLFHLLPWAEEGGIPVVALDEEAHLKGEAEAFRQALAQHPLGKPHLERMQGFDQELLQLLKTPLTPEDLGSEGFLSRLRQVYGGFVQAFGEGPATGFRARRMARVAKVLKGREGAVVAELLDYSLLAEYFPEALPKAHEPTERERQRALLDRAWQLKEEDNWAGLLEGLFQIGDPEALYLAAQIYLAAGEWQEALSLMEEVFRMDFQHPGYLPGYVLARFGQLLDLAGERERALRAYRGVLALSWAPEEARAIALAGLRSPFRLP